A genomic window from Erpetoichthys calabaricus chromosome 17, fErpCal1.3, whole genome shotgun sequence includes:
- the fem1b gene encoding protein fem-1 homolog B, protein MEAMAGYVYKAASEGRVLTLAALLLNYGETETRYLLSFVSQHGGQRSTPLIIAARNGHAKVVRLLLEHYRVDTEQTGTVRFDGYVIDGATALWCAAGAGHFEVVRLLVSHHANVNHTTVTNSTPLRAACFDGRLDIVKYLVENHANIGIANKYDNTCLMIAAYKGHTDVVKYLLEQNADPNAKAHCGATALHFAAEAGHLEIVKELVKWKAAMVVNGHGMTPLKVAAESCKADVVELLLSHVDCDRRSRVEALELLGASFANDRENYDILKTYHYLYLAMLERYRDATNIIEKDVLPPIEAYGGRTECRTPRELEAIRHDRDALHMEGLIVRERILGSDNIDVSHPIIYRGAVYADNMEFEQCIKLWLHALQLRQKGNRNTHKDLLRFAQVFSQMIHLKEPVKARDIENVLQCSVLEIERGMARIKSAPDAELHSAMENYEANVFTFLYLVCISTKTQCTDEERSRINKQIYKLIQLDPRSREGSTLLHLAINANTPVDDFHTNDVCSFPNAMVTKLLIDCGAQVNAVDNEGNSPLHVIVQYNRPISDFLTLHAIIISLVEAGAHTDMTNKQRKTPLDKSTTGVAEILLKTHMKMSLKCLAARAVRLYSITYQNQIPQTLEEFVEFH, encoded by the exons ATGGAGGCGATGGCCGGCTACGTGTACAAGGCGGCGAGCGAAGGCCGCGTCCTGACGCTAGCTGCATTGCTGCTTAACTACGGAGAGACGGAGACCCGATACCTTCTCAGCTTTGTCAGCCAGCACGGGGGCCAGCGCTCCACGCCGCTCATCATCGCGGCACGCAACGGACACGCGAAAGTCGTGCGGCTCTTACTGGAGCACTACCGGGTGGACACGGAGCAAACGGGAACGGTGCGCTTCGACGG ATATGTAATTGATGGAGCCACTGCTCTGTGGTGTGCAGCTGGGGCTGGACATTTTGAAGTTGTTCGCTTGCTGGTTAGCCATCACGCCAATGTGAACCACACCACAGTGACCAACTCTACACCCCTTAGAGCCGCTTGTTTTGATGGAAGGCTTGATATTGTCAAGTACTTGGTGGAGAATCACGCTAATATTGGCATCGCCAATAAGTATGACAACACATGCCTTATGATTGCAGCCTACAAAGGCCATACTGATGTGGTGAAATACCTGCTGGAGCAGAATGCAGACCCCAATGCAAAAGCCCACTGCGGTGCCACTGCTCTACATTTTGCAGCAGAGGCTGGCCACTTGGAAATAGTGAAAGAACTTGTAAAATGGAAGGCTGCCATGGTGGTCAATGGCCATGGAATGACTCCACTGAAGGTGGCTGCAGAGAGCTGTAAAGCCGATGTGGTGGAACTCCTCCTTTCCCATGTTGACTGCGATCGCAGGAGCAGAGTTGAAGCCTTAGAACTGCTGGGTGCCTCTTTTGCCAATGACAGAGAAAATTATGACATTTTAAAGACATATCACTACTTGTACTTGGCAATGCTGGAGAGATACAGGGATGCTACTAACATCATAGAAAAGGATGTCCTGCCTCCCATTGAAGCCTATGGTGGCCGTACAGAATGCCGGACACCCAGGGAACTGGAGGCTATTCGACACGACAGGGATGCCCTTCACATGGAAGGGCTTATTGTTCGGGAGCGCATTTTGGGGTCGGACAATATTGATGTTTCTCATCCTATTATTTATCGGGGGGCAGTTTATGCAGATAACATGGAGTTTGAGCAGTGCATCAAACTGTGGCTGCATGCTTTGCAGTTGCGGCAGAAAGGAAACAGAAATACGCACAAGGATCTGCTCCGTTTTGCTCAGGTCTTCTCACAGATGATTCACCTGAAGGAGCCAGTCAAGGCCAGGGATATTGAGAATGTGCTGCAGTGTAGCGTTCTGGAGATCGAAAGGGGCATGGCACGCATCAAAAGTGCTCCAGATGCTGAACTGCATTCAGCCATGGAAAATTATGAAGCCAATGTCTTTACCTTTCTCTATCTTGTTTGTATCTCCACCAAAACACAGTGCACTGACGAGGAACGAAGTCGGATAAACAAGCAGATCTACAAGTTGATCCAATTGGATCCACGCTCCCGAGAGGGATCCACACTGCTTCACCTCGCTATTAACGCCAACACCCCAGTAGATGATTTTCACACGAACGATGTATGCAGCTTCCCTAATGCCATGGTCACAAAACTGCTCATTGACTGCGGTGCTCAGGTCAATGCTGTGGACAATGAGGGCAACAGCCCTCTCCACGTCATTGTGCAATACAACCGGCCCATCAGCGACTTTCTCACCCTGCACGCCATTATCATTAGCCTGGTAGAGGCTGGTGCCCATACAGACATGACCAATAAGCAAAGGAAGACGCCTCTGGACAAAAGCACTACCGGTGTGGCCGAGATCCTCCTCAAGACCCACATGAAGATGAGTCTGAAGTGCCTGGCGGCCCGAGCAGTGCGATTGTACAGCATCACCTACCAGAACCAGATCCCCCAAACGCTGGAAGAATTTGTAGAATTTCATTAG